The DNA region CTCGAAGGGGCCGAGCAGCGACGCCGGCCCGTGACCACGAGCGCCCTCGATGGCATCGCCCAGTGCCTCGTCGCGTACATCGGTGAGGCCTGAGGCCCCCAGCACGTCGAGGTACTCGTTAAGGATGGCCACGGGTGCTCCAAGAACCGCGGCCGCCGCTTCGGCGATGCCCGGGACACCACGGCCCGAGATGAGCGCCCGACGAAACGCGGTGCGAGCGTCGCGGTCACGGCTCTCACCCGACATCGCGCCCTGAAGGGCGCCGAGGACGTCGCCCCAAGGACGATCGTCGGGGATTCGGATGACCGGCACCTTGGAGGTGCCCGGGACCCCGGATCGGGTGACGATCGCCACCACTCCGGCGGGGATCGGTGTCGGCACGCCGGTGGGCGACACCAGTAGAGCACCCGCCTCGGGGCGCGCCCCGGGATCGTCGAGCACTAGGGCGCTCACGTAAACGCCGGCGGCGGATCCCTCGGGCACGACCGTGACTCCGTCGAGCGCGGGCAGCGCGAGGATGTCCGCAAGGGGGCGCCCCACCGGCGCCGATGTGTCATCGGCCACGCCGGATCGGCGGTTTGCGCGAGTGCTCACGCCCCCAGCATGAAGCACGGCATAGGACCGAACAAGCGCCGGGGGGGGCGGTTTGTACCCATGCACAACCGCCCGGCACCCCGTGTTGGCCCCGGCGACGGTCCCAGTGAGGCCCAACAGCCGTATTGTCTAAGAGCCGGATCGTCGATTCCGGCGTGCGATGCGATTCCCGGGGGCGTTCATGAGGCCCATACCCATCGCGCGAATACGTGCCAGGAGGACGGACGAACCGATGCCAACCCGACAGAAGAACGTGGGCGCCGCCCAGTGGTTCCCGGATGGAGATGGGGTCGAGATCCTCGATCTCACCATGCCCGACAACAACGTCTTCGGGGAGAACGTGTTCGGCCCCGCGGCACAGCGCGCGCGCCTACCGAAGGCCGTGTACCGCTCACTTCAGGCCGTGATCGAGCGCGGTTCCGAGCTCGATCCCTCCATCGCCGATTCCGTGGCGGCGGCCATGAAGGACTGGGCCCTGGCCAAGGGTGCGACCCACTACACGCACTGGTTCCAGCCGCTCACCGGCTCCACCGCCGAGAAGCATGACTCGTTCTTCGGGCCCACCGGCGAGGGTACGTCGCTTGCCGAGTTCTCGGGCAAGGAGCTTATCCAGGCCGAGCCGGACGCCTCGTCGTTCCCCACCGGCGGCATCCGTGCCACGTTCGAGGCCCGCGGTTACACCGCATGGGACCCGACGAGCCCAGCCTTCATCTTGGAGAACCCGAACGGAGCGACGCTCTGCATCCCGTCGGGATTCATGTCGTGGACGGGTGAGGCACTCGACAACAAGATCCCGCTTCTGCGCTCGATGGAAGCCCTGTCGACCGCGGCCATCACGGCACTGCGCCTGTTCGGTGACAACGACGCACGCCGGGTGTTCACCACGGTTGGCGCCGAGCAGGAGTACTTCCTGATCGACGAGCAGTACTTCTACGAGCGCCCCGACCTCATCAACACGGGTCGGACGCTGTTTGGCGCAAAGCCCCCCAAGGGCCACGAGCTCGACGACCACTACTTCGGGGCGATCCCGGAGCGCGTGCTCGCCCTGATGATGGACGTCGAGAACGAGCTCGCCCGCCTGGGCGTGCCGATCAAGACCCGCCACAACGAAGTCGCACCGGCGCAGTACGAGGTGGCGCCGATCTTCGAGAGTTCGAACGTGAGCGCCGACCACCAGCACCTGACCATGCAGACGCTGCAGCGGGTAGCCCGCCGCTACGGGATGATCTGTCTACTGCACGAGAAGCCCTTCGCCGGCATCAACGGCTCGGGCAAGCACAACAACTGGTCGATGGGCACCGACACCGGCCTGAACCTGATGGATCCCGGTGACACGCCCCACGACAACCTGCAGTTCCTGTTCTTCGCCGCGGCCGTCATTCGCGCGGTCGACAAGTACGCCGGCCTTCTGCGCGCCTCGGTGGCGACCGCCGGGCAGGATCACCGTCTGGGTGCCAACGAGGCTCCGCCAGCCATCATCTCCATCTACCTCGGGGCCGAGATCCAGACGGTCATGGAGGCCTGTGCCAGCGGCAAGGTGATGAAGAGCACGCCACGGTCGTTCCTGGGCCTTGGGACACCGGTCTTGCCGGCGATGCCGCTGCACGCGGGAGACCGGAACCGCACGAGCCCGTTCGCCTTCACCGGGAACAAGTTCGAGTTCCGGGCGGTTGGCTCGAACCAGGAACTCGGCATGGCCAACACCGTTCTCAACACCATCGTGGCCGAGTCGATCGAGTACATGGCGGGCGAGCTCAAGAAGAAGGTCGCCCGGCGTGGTGCCAACGCCGACACCGCCGTGGTCGAGGTGGTGCGGGACGTCTACAAGGCCCACGGCCGCGTCGTGTTCGACGGCGACAACTACTCCGATGCGTGGCACGCGGATGCCGAGAAGCGCGGCCTCCTCAACCTGCGCACCACCCCGGAGGCCCTGCCGCAGTTCGTCACGCCGTCCGCCATCGCGGTGTTCGCCAAGTACAAGGTGCTCGACAAGCGTGAGCTGTCGGCACGCTACGACGTCTACGTCGAGCAGTACATCGCCAAGGTCACCATCGAGGCCGAAACCGCCGCGAACATGGCGCGCACACTCCTCCTCCCTGCCGCACTCCGGCACATCGAGCTGTGCGAGGGGGCGGGCATCGAGGATCTGACAGCCGAGGTGACGGGCCTCACGCAGGAGTTTGTCACGACGATCAGGGCGCTCGAGAAGGTGAACGCCAACCACCCCCACTCAATTGCCATCAAGCACGCGCAGTACATGCGCGACACGGTGCTCCCCGCCATGGCGGCCGCACGGGTGGCGGGCGACAAACTGGAGGGCATCGTGGCCGACGACCTGTGGCCGCTTCCCAAGTACCAGGACATGCTGTTCGTGAAGTAGCGCGGCATCCGTGCCGCGGCAGGACCACAGGGCGCCTTCGGGCGCCCTGTGTCGTTCTCGGTTCGCGGCGAGAACCCGTACACCGGGCCAGAAGTGGACATGCCCGGAACGGTATGACCGTCCCCATACGGTGACTCACACCTTGTCCACAGGCCGGATCGGCCGTTGGAAAGACGTTGTCCGCCGTCGGCGTGACCGTTTCTGTGTGGAATGACACGGTGGTGTGACGGGTTGACCCTGCGGCAGATCGGCGTGAGGCGTATCCGTTTCCGTGCGTACTGACCCGGCGTGGCCTGTTACCGTCGCATCGCGGCACACCGTCTGAAGGGAAGCAATGGACCGCGACGAGATTCTGACGCTGGTGGAACAGCGCGACATCAAGTTCATCCGCCTGTGGTTCACCGACATCCTCGGGCAGCTGAAGAGTTTCGCCATCACGCGCGAACAGTTGCCCGACGCGATGGACCAGGGCATGGGCTTTGACGGCTCATCGATTACCGGGTTCAACGCGATCGAGGAGTCGGACATGATCGCCATGCCCGACCCGGCGACCTTCGCGGTGCTTCCCTACCGCCCCGAGGTGCAGGGAGTCGCGCGCATGTTCTGCGATATCCAGCTGCCGACCGGCGAGCCGTACGAGGGTGATCCACGGCAGATCCTGCGCCGTGCCCTCGAGCGCGCGCGTGGCATGGGATACGACCACTACTTCATCGGCCCGGAACTCGAGTTTTTCTACTTCCGGGATTCGCAGAGCACCGTCCCCCTCGACCGCGGGGGCTACTTCGACCTGACCACGCTCGACGCCGCCAGCGATCTGCGCCGCGAAACGGTTCTCTCGCTCGAGGCCATGGGGATCCAGGTGGAGTACTCCCACCACGAGGTGGGTCCGTCGCAGCACGAGATCGACATGCGATTCGACGACGCCCTGCGCATGGCCGACAACGTCATGACGTACCGCACGGTGGTGAAGGAGGTGGCCCACCGCGCCGGCATCTATGCCACGTTCATGCCGAAGCCCCTGGCCGGTGAGAACGGCTCCGGAATGCACACCCATCAGAGCCTGTTCCAGGGCGAGCGCAACGCCTTTTTCGACCCCGACGACGAGTACCTGCTCTCGGACACCGCGAAGGCCTTCATCGCCGGACAACTGCGCCACGCACGCGAGCTCTCCTGCGTGTTCGCCCAGTGGGTCAACAGTTACAAGCGCCTAGTACCCGGATACGAGGCCCCCGTGTACATCGCGTGGAGCCGTCGCAACCGGTCGGCGCTCATCCGCGTGCCGATGTACCACGTGGGCAAGGAGCGGGCCACCCGCTGCGAACTGCGCGCGCCCGACCCCGCCTGCAACCCCTACCTCACCTTCGCCGCACTGCTGCACGCCGGCCTTGACGGCATCGAGAAGGGCTACGAACTGCCTCCCCCGATGGAGACCAACCTCTACGAACTCGGCCCCGAGGAGCGCAGCCGCGAAGGCATCGACGCCCTTCCTGAGAACCTCGGCGAGGCCATCGAGATCGGTGCGGCGTCGGAGTTGCTCCTCCGGGCGTTCGGTGAGCACACCCACCGGCGGTTTGTGGAGATCAAGCGCGCGGAGTGGGAGGAGTACCGCGTGCAGCTGACTCCGTTCGAGATGGAGCGCTACCTTCCCATCCTCTAGGCGATGAGCCTTTCCCCTCCGGCAGACGTCATGGGCATGCCCGATTGGGCCGGTCGGTTCGTGATCGTGGCGATCGTGCTGCTAGCCACGATCGTCCTGCTCTCCATCACGCGATGGGCAGAGCGACGATCGGTCGTACGCATGACCGCAAGTATCGCTCCCGGACCGGCCCGCCAGCGCACCACGGCCCTCTCGGCAGCGGCCACGGGTATCCGTGGAATCGTCGTCATCGGTGCCCTCATCGCGCTGATCGCAACCTTCTTCGGAGCCGACAGCCTCGCCACCATCACGGGGTCAGCCGTTGTGGTGCTGGTCATCGGATTCGCCGGCCAGAGGCTCCTCGCCGATCTCGTGGCCGGATTCTTCATCCTGTTCGAGAACCAGTTCGCGGTGGGCGATCTGGTGCGGCTCGACGCCACCCTGCCAATGGGCATCGTGACGCGCCTCACCCTGCGCTCCGCGTCGGTGCTCACCTTCAACGGTGATCTCGTTGTCATGCCCAACTCCCAGATGAAGGCCGCCGAGCGCATGTCCAACACCATGCGCGACATGGAGATCGGCTTCTTTGTCGCCGACGACGCGGGGGTCGTACGCGCGGTCCGTGACGCCGCCGACATCGTGGGTCCGGGCGGAATCCGCTTCGGCACCGCGCCGGTCATCACCCGCACCGACGATCTTGGCGACGGCGTGCTCTGGGTGTGCCTGCGCGTCGACGTCCCCCCGGGATTCGAGTGGATGGCCACCCGATTGCTGGTGGACCTCATACGCGCACGCTGCGGTGACGCGTTGCTGGGTGACCCCGTGGTGAGCGACACCCAGCGCGATCTCACCGGCACCTACCAAGATACGCTCACCGCGAGTTAGGCCGGCGTCACCTCGGCGAGGAGTTCCTCCCACCGTTGGACACAGGCGTCCCATGTCCACCGGGCCGCGAACTGCCGTCCGGAGGCGCCCATCGCCGCGCACTCCGCCGGCGAGGCCGCCATACGCGTGAGCTGCCGGTCGTAGGTCGTCGCGCCGGTGTACAGCAGGCCACCCCCGCTGCGAGCGGTCTGGCCCGCCACCACGGCGGCATGCGCATTCCCAAGCGTCGGCCTGCCCGCGCGCCAAGCCTCCAGCGCCACCAGCGACAGGCTCTCGTACGGCGACGGCACCACCACCACCGCGCTCGCCGCAAGTAGATCGGCGCGCTGGGCGTTGGTGATGAACCCAGTGGTCACGACCCAGTCGGGGACGATCAGCCCGGGAGTCGCGCGACCCGCGAGGACCAGCCCGAGGACGCCCCCCGCGGCCCGGTACACGGCGTGCATGCGGATGAGCGCGTCCACACCCTTCGCCGAGTCCACCCGCCCCAGATACAGGGCGAAGCGCGGCGGCAGCGCCCAGGTCCGACGCGCTCGCGCGGGATCGCCGTCCGCCTGGGGGTCCAGCCCCGCGCCCACCACCACGCCCGGTGCGCCACCGGTTCCCACCATCTGCTCAACCAGCGACCGCTCCTCGGGCGTCATGTACGCCAGTGCGCGAGCGGTGCGGATGACCCCCCGCGTGAGATCGAACCGCAGCATCGGCTCCTCGTGGGCCAGGGGAACCAGCACCGCCCGGTCGGCGACAATGGGCATGGCCAGCTGGGTGGTCGCATAGAGATAGGTCCAGCAGACGACCGCGCGGTAGCGGGTGTACCCATCGGCCAGCGTGCGCAGCATGCCGCGCGACACCGGGCCCTGGGCCATAGCCCACTCGGCCTCACCCGCCGCATCGCCCGGGGACAGCCCCAGACGACGCACGAGGTCGGCCGACCGTGACGGGTCGGGGGCCTGCACAGGAAAGCGTGTAACCACGACCCCGTCGTCCACCTCCGATCCCTCGGCGTAGTGCGGAGCCCAGGTGAGGTAGTCACGCGCGGTGGTGGTGTAGACGGTCACCTGCCGACCGGCGCGTACGAGGGCCCGGGCGGTATCGCGGCAGAGCCCCTCGGCGCCACCCGCCACCTCGGCGCCGTACCGCTGCACCACGAAGGCGATCGGCACGGGAGCTAGTCCCGGTCGCGCTTCTCAAGATCCGCGATGCGGGCCTCGAGCCGGGTGATCTCGGCCTGCATACGGTGACGATCGCGCTCGAGCTGCACCAGAAGCTCGGCCAACGTCGGCGTGATGAGGCGCATCACTGCGCGGCGCGACCACCCCACGGCACGACCCGGCAGGCCCCCGCGCGCCGATGGCGCCGGGTCACCTACGCTCAGCGGCGGCAACACGGGATCTCCCGCCGCGTCCCGCAGTCGCGCAAGGAGCACGTCGGGATCGGGCTCGGTGCCCACTAGAAGGCGCCCTTCCGGATCAGCACGGCCGGGATCGTGCGTACGAGGATGACCAGATCGAGCCAGATGGTCCACGTCTCGATGTAATAGAAGTCGAGACGCACGAGGTCGTCGAACGAGAGGTTGGCCCGACCGCTCACCTGCCAGAGCCCGGTCATCCCCGGCAGCACCAGATAACGCTTGCGGTGCAGGTCGTCGAGTAGCAGGTAATCGCGCTCGGGCAGCGGGCGAGGACCAACCAGCGACATCTCGCCACGAAGCACGTTGACGAGTTGTGGCAGTTCGTCAATCGAGAACCGGCGCAGCAGCCTTCCGACGGGAGTGACCCGCGGGTCGTCGATGATCTTGAAGAGCGCCCCGTCCGCCTCGTTGCGGTCCTCGAGCGCCACCTGCTCCGCATCGGCGCCGAGGCGCATGGTCCGGAACTTGAGGCAGTCAAAGGGGTGCTCCTCCACACCGATCCGCTTACTGCGGAACAGGACCGGCCCGCGATCGGTGAGCCACACCGCGAGTGCCGCGGCTCCGAGGATGGGTGACAGCAGCACCAGCAGCAGGGCACCCACCACGATGTCGAAGGCCCGCTTGGCCAGGAACGCCACCCCGGAGAGCACCGGGGGACGGAGTTCGAACAGGGGCAACCCGGGGGCCGGAACGGCGCGGATGGAGTGCGAAAGCAACTGAGCGGTGGTCGGCGCCAGGCGCACCGGGATACTCCGGCGGCGGCACACGTCGAGAAGGTCGAGGATCGGCTGGTCGCGCCCCGCTGTACCGGCCAGGATGACCTCGTCGATCTGCTCGGGGTCGAGCAGGTGATCGAGCTCACGGGCGACGGCGGACGCGTCATCCGTTCCCACCCCCTGCACCAATGTGTGTGTGCCGACAACGCGATAGGCCACTCCGTGGCGATCGGTTGCCGACCGCGTGAGGCTCGCGGCGATCGGATCCGTCATGTCCGGGGACCCCACCAGGAGAGCCTTGCGCTCGAAGCCCGCCCAGTCCAGCAGCAAGGCCGTGATGCTGTCCCACGACATCCTGAGCACGATGACGAGCACCGAGATGACGAACCACGACGAGTAGACCACGTAGAAGGTCTGGAACCGCCATCCGCTGGCCAGCACCAGCGCCAACACGACGAACATCGCGATGGTCACCGACGAGAGGATGCGGGCAGAGCCGCCGCGCTCCTCGCGTTCGGCATACAGACGGTTCTTCGCGAACACCAACACCAGTGTGATGGTGACGATCGGGAGCGCCTTCTGCTCCACCGACCAGATGGCCCCCGAGTCGAGCAGTTGCCCCGTGACCCAGAGCTTGAACGCCAACACGGCATAGAGGCCGAGGAATGCTGAGGCCACATCGATGGCCACGAGTGCAACCACCGACGCTGCGCGCCTCAGGTAGTCGCGGTGCTGCCGCCCGCGGAAGATCGCGACGAACCGCACGTCGCGCGAGGCGCGACGCTCCGACGTAGCGGTCGGTGTGGCCGTGCGTCCGTCGGACGGCGGGGGTGGCGAGGTCACGTGGTGAGCGTACCGGCTACGTGACCCTCACCATGACCGGCCAACTGCTTCTGGTCTGGCGGGGGCCACTCGGAACGTCGCCGGTCCAGATGGCGCGATAGAGGGTGGAAAACGCGGGCCGGACATTGAGCGCGAAAGAGCCGTCCTTGCCGGTGGATACCACCGCCTGCTCCACCCATGAGGCCCCGACCTTTCGTTGCACGGTGACCTGCGTGGTCTGGCGGGTCGTGCGCACCTGGCCCACCAGAGTGGCGGTGCCGCCCGACCGGATGGGCGTCGTCGACACGGGCGCCATGGGAATGCTGAACACCTCGGCGGCGGGTTTGGCCGTGCCCGACTGCGTGAGCAGACCCGAACCCCACGCACCGTTGTCCTGCAGGAAGTACCACACGAACATCCCGATCCGTGTGTTGGAACGCACCCGGCGATAGGCGTCCTGGAGATACTGCGCCTGCTCGACCTCGCTCACGTTCAGCGCGTAGTCGATGACCTTGACGGTGGAGAACCCGAACTCCGTGAGCCAGATCTTCTTGCCGCGCAGGTAGGTCCGGTCCACCTCCGCCTGGAAGCGATCGAGGTTGTAAAGGTCGATGTACGACGACTCCGCAAAGTTGGTGTCGCGGGGCGTCGTGATGGGGTAGGGGTGATGGCTCACCGCGGTCATCGGCGGCCGCAGCCCGGGCTTTGCCACCTCGGCGAGGAACGCCGAGGGCGTCATCCGAGAATCGGCGCTCCGGGGGCATGACGACGGACACTGGTCGCCGGCCGGCGCCGTGACGAGGCCGGCGATGCGGGCACCCGTGTCGATCGCCTTGATGTTCGCGTAGAAGGTCCGCGCGAGTGCCGTGTAAGTGGCGGGGGATGCCGGCACCCACCTGCCCCCCTGCTTCCGGAACTGTGGACGCAGGAAGATCGGGATGTTGGGCTCGTTCCAAGCCTCCCAGTCACGCACGCCCCGTGGCGTGTAGCGGGACGCCAGCGCGTACGCGAAGTTGCCGTACTCGACAGCCGTCAGGGGCTGTCGGGCGTAGTCGGGGTACCGCGCGGTCTTTGCCACCGCCGGATCGGCGGCCCAGTCCGGCGTTCCCCACACCGTCATCAGCACGCGTACCCCGCGC from Thermoleophilia bacterium includes:
- a CDS encoding glutamine synthetase type III — protein: MPTRQKNVGAAQWFPDGDGVEILDLTMPDNNVFGENVFGPAAQRARLPKAVYRSLQAVIERGSELDPSIADSVAAAMKDWALAKGATHYTHWFQPLTGSTAEKHDSFFGPTGEGTSLAEFSGKELIQAEPDASSFPTGGIRATFEARGYTAWDPTSPAFILENPNGATLCIPSGFMSWTGEALDNKIPLLRSMEALSTAAITALRLFGDNDARRVFTTVGAEQEYFLIDEQYFYERPDLINTGRTLFGAKPPKGHELDDHYFGAIPERVLALMMDVENELARLGVPIKTRHNEVAPAQYEVAPIFESSNVSADHQHLTMQTLQRVARRYGMICLLHEKPFAGINGSGKHNNWSMGTDTGLNLMDPGDTPHDNLQFLFFAAAVIRAVDKYAGLLRASVATAGQDHRLGANEAPPAIISIYLGAEIQTVMEACASGKVMKSTPRSFLGLGTPVLPAMPLHAGDRNRTSPFAFTGNKFEFRAVGSNQELGMANTVLNTIVAESIEYMAGELKKKVARRGANADTAVVEVVRDVYKAHGRVVFDGDNYSDAWHADAEKRGLLNLRTTPEALPQFVTPSAIAVFAKYKVLDKRELSARYDVYVEQYIAKVTIEAETAANMARTLLLPAALRHIELCEGAGIEDLTAEVTGLTQEFVTTIRALEKVNANHPHSIAIKHAQYMRDTVLPAMAAARVAGDKLEGIVADDLWPLPKYQDMLFVK
- a CDS encoding glutamine synthetase; translation: MDRDEILTLVEQRDIKFIRLWFTDILGQLKSFAITREQLPDAMDQGMGFDGSSITGFNAIEESDMIAMPDPATFAVLPYRPEVQGVARMFCDIQLPTGEPYEGDPRQILRRALERARGMGYDHYFIGPELEFFYFRDSQSTVPLDRGGYFDLTTLDAASDLRRETVLSLEAMGIQVEYSHHEVGPSQHEIDMRFDDALRMADNVMTYRTVVKEVAHRAGIYATFMPKPLAGENGSGMHTHQSLFQGERNAFFDPDDEYLLSDTAKAFIAGQLRHARELSCVFAQWVNSYKRLVPGYEAPVYIAWSRRNRSALIRVPMYHVGKERATRCELRAPDPACNPYLTFAALLHAGLDGIEKGYELPPPMETNLYELGPEERSREGIDALPENLGEAIEIGAASELLLRAFGEHTHRRFVEIKRAEWEEYRVQLTPFEMERYLPIL
- a CDS encoding mechanosensitive ion channel yields the protein MSLSPPADVMGMPDWAGRFVIVAIVLLATIVLLSITRWAERRSVVRMTASIAPGPARQRTTALSAAATGIRGIVVIGALIALIATFFGADSLATITGSAVVVLVIGFAGQRLLADLVAGFFILFENQFAVGDLVRLDATLPMGIVTRLTLRSASVLTFNGDLVVMPNSQMKAAERMSNTMRDMEIGFFVADDAGVVRAVRDAADIVGPGGIRFGTAPVITRTDDLGDGVLWVCLRVDVPPGFEWMATRLLVDLIRARCGDALLGDPVVSDTQRDLTGTYQDTLTAS
- a CDS encoding glycosyltransferase, giving the protein MPIAFVVQRYGAEVAGGAEGLCRDTARALVRAGRQVTVYTTTARDYLTWAPHYAEGSEVDDGVVVTRFPVQAPDPSRSADLVRRLGLSPGDAAGEAEWAMAQGPVSRGMLRTLADGYTRYRAVVCWTYLYATTQLAMPIVADRAVLVPLAHEEPMLRFDLTRGVIRTARALAYMTPEERSLVEQMVGTGGAPGVVVGAGLDPQADGDPARARRTWALPPRFALYLGRVDSAKGVDALIRMHAVYRAAGGVLGLVLAGRATPGLIVPDWVVTTGFITNAQRADLLAASAVVVVPSPYESLSLVALEAWRAGRPTLGNAHAAVVAGQTARSGGGLLYTGATTYDRQLTRMAASPAECAAMGASGRQFAARWTWDACVQRWEELLAEVTPA
- a CDS encoding sugar transferase; its protein translation is MTSPPPPSDGRTATPTATSERRASRDVRFVAIFRGRQHRDYLRRAASVVALVAIDVASAFLGLYAVLAFKLWVTGQLLDSGAIWSVEQKALPIVTITLVLVFAKNRLYAEREERGGSARILSSVTIAMFVVLALVLASGWRFQTFYVVYSSWFVISVLVIVLRMSWDSITALLLDWAGFERKALLVGSPDMTDPIAASLTRSATDRHGVAYRVVGTHTLVQGVGTDDASAVARELDHLLDPEQIDEVILAGTAGRDQPILDLLDVCRRRSIPVRLAPTTAQLLSHSIRAVPAPGLPLFELRPPVLSGVAFLAKRAFDIVVGALLLVLLSPILGAAALAVWLTDRGPVLFRSKRIGVEEHPFDCLKFRTMRLGADAEQVALEDRNEADGALFKIIDDPRVTPVGRLLRRFSIDELPQLVNVLRGEMSLVGPRPLPERDYLLLDDLHRKRYLVLPGMTGLWQVSGRANLSFDDLVRLDFYYIETWTIWLDLVILVRTIPAVLIRKGAF